From Jeotgalibaca dankookensis, one genomic window encodes:
- a CDS encoding UPF0223 family protein, with protein sequence MNNYNYPLDLQWTREELQIVISTWNAVEAAYEGGVDREDFIKKYRLFKKVVPSKGEEKQLGNQFEKVSGYSLYRVVKAAQTEVKKINIRE encoded by the coding sequence ATGAACAATTATAATTATCCCCTGGATTTGCAATGGACTCGAGAAGAGCTGCAAATTGTTATTTCAACTTGGAATGCCGTTGAAGCAGCTTATGAAGGCGGAGTTGATCGAGAAGATTTCATAAAAAAATATCGCTTATTTAAAAAAGTTGTCCCATCAAAAGGTGAAGAGAAACAACTTGGAAATCAATTTGAAAAAGTTTCTGGTTATTCGCTTTACCGAGTTGTCAAAGCAGCACAAACAGAAGTAAAAAAAATAAATATAAGGGAGTAG
- a CDS encoding alpha-ketoacid dehydrogenase subunit beta, giving the protein MAQKTMIEAITAALAHELETDPNVLIFGEDVGKNGGVFRATQGLQEEFGEDRVFDTPLAESGIGGLAFGLALEGYRPVPEIQFFGFVFEVMDSIVGQMARTRYRMGGTRNIPVVIRSPFGGGVHTPELHSDNLEGLIAQSPGIKVVIPSNPYDAKGLLISAIRDNDPVIYLEHMKLYRSFRDEVPDEAYTVPLGKAAITKEGTDVSVITYGAMVREAVKAAEKLEKEGISVEIVDLRTVSPLDVETIIASVEKTGRVVVVQEAQRQAGVGAMVMSEISERAILSLEAPIGRVAAPDTVFPFGQAENSWLPNAQDIEDKIKEVYNF; this is encoded by the coding sequence ATGGCACAAAAAACAATGATTGAAGCGATTACGGCTGCGCTTGCGCACGAACTTGAAACAGATCCAAATGTCTTGATTTTTGGTGAAGACGTGGGTAAAAACGGAGGAGTATTCCGAGCTACTCAAGGACTTCAAGAAGAATTTGGCGAAGATCGCGTATTTGACACTCCTTTAGCAGAATCTGGTATTGGTGGTTTGGCTTTTGGTTTAGCTTTAGAAGGCTATCGTCCGGTTCCTGAAATCCAATTCTTCGGGTTTGTATTTGAAGTAATGGACTCAATTGTGGGACAAATGGCTCGTACACGCTACCGTATGGGTGGAACGCGCAATATTCCTGTTGTGATTCGTTCTCCATTTGGTGGAGGTGTTCATACACCAGAATTGCACTCGGATAACTTAGAAGGATTAATAGCACAATCACCTGGTATTAAAGTAGTCATTCCATCTAACCCGTATGATGCAAAAGGTTTATTAATTTCTGCTATTCGTGATAATGACCCAGTTATTTACTTAGAACATATGAAATTATATCGTTCTTTCCGTGATGAAGTTCCTGATGAAGCATACACGGTTCCACTAGGAAAAGCAGCTATTACAAAAGAGGGTACTGATGTTTCAGTTATTACTTATGGTGCAATGGTTCGTGAAGCAGTTAAAGCTGCAGAAAAACTTGAAAAAGAAGGTATTTCTGTAGAAATAGTCGATTTACGTACAGTTTCTCCATTAGATGTTGAAACAATTATTGCTTCTGTTGAAAAGACAGGTCGCGTTGTTGTTGTTCAAGAAGCACAACGTCAAGCTGGTGTCGGAGCAATGGTGATGTCAGAAATTTCAGAACGCGCTATTTTATCTTTAGAAGCACCGATTGGTCGTGTAGCAGCACCAGACACTGTTTTCCCATTTGGTCAAGCAGAAAACTCATGGTTGCCTAACGCACAAGATATTGAAGACAAAATAAAAGAAGTTTATAATTTCTAA
- the lpdA gene encoding dihydrolipoyl dehydrogenase has protein sequence MVVGDFAVDLDTVVIGSGPGGYVAAIRAAQMGQKVAIIEREWIGGVCLNVGCIPSKALIAAGHRYQEALDSSAFGVTTENVTLDFTKTQEWKDNKVVNTLTSGVEYLLKKNKVEIIMGTAFFNDENTLRVFTDEAAQTYTFKNAIVATGSRPIEIKGFKFGGRIIDSTGGLNLTEVPKKLVIVGGGVVGTELGTAYANLGADVTILEGSPQLLPSFEKDMVKLVEKSFKEKGITYVTNAMAKEAVDNGDSVTVKYEAAGKEEQIEADYVMVTVGRRPNTDDLGLEVVGIEMSDRGLVKVDNQGRTNIKNIYAIGDITPGAALAHKASYEAKIVAEAISGKASAIDYVAMPAVAFTDPELATVGLTQKEAKEQNIDVKVSKFPLSGNGRALSLNATEGFVRLVTTKEDNVLVGAQVAGVSASDVIAELGLAIESGMNAEDIALTIHSHPSLSETVMDAAELALGLPIHI, from the coding sequence ATGGTAGTAGGCGACTTCGCTGTTGATTTAGATACAGTTGTGATTGGTTCTGGACCTGGTGGCTATGTAGCTGCCATCCGTGCCGCACAAATGGGACAAAAAGTAGCTATTATTGAAAGAGAATGGATTGGCGGCGTTTGTTTAAACGTTGGTTGTATTCCTTCTAAAGCATTGATAGCTGCAGGACATCGTTACCAAGAAGCACTGGATTCATCTGCTTTTGGTGTAACAACTGAAAATGTCACTTTAGATTTCACAAAAACGCAAGAATGGAAAGATAATAAAGTAGTCAACACACTAACCAGTGGTGTTGAATACTTATTGAAGAAAAATAAAGTCGAAATAATTATGGGAACAGCCTTCTTTAACGATGAGAATACATTACGTGTTTTCACTGATGAAGCTGCTCAAACCTATACTTTCAAAAATGCTATTGTAGCAACCGGTAGTCGACCAATTGAAATCAAAGGTTTCAAATTTGGAGGACGCATTATCGATTCTACGGGCGGACTTAATTTAACTGAAGTTCCTAAAAAACTTGTCATTGTTGGCGGTGGGGTTGTAGGAACAGAGTTAGGAACTGCTTATGCAAACCTAGGCGCAGACGTTACAATTCTTGAAGGTTCCCCTCAACTATTACCATCATTTGAAAAAGATATGGTGAAACTAGTTGAAAAATCATTTAAAGAAAAAGGAATTACCTACGTGACCAATGCGATGGCTAAAGAAGCTGTTGACAATGGTGATAGTGTCACCGTTAAATATGAAGCTGCTGGTAAAGAAGAACAAATCGAAGCAGACTATGTGATGGTAACAGTAGGTCGTCGTCCCAACACGGATGACTTAGGTTTAGAAGTTGTTGGTATTGAGATGAGTGATCGCGGATTAGTGAAGGTTGATAACCAAGGTCGCACAAACATTAAAAATATTTATGCGATTGGTGATATTACACCTGGTGCTGCTCTTGCACATAAAGCTAGTTATGAAGCAAAAATTGTCGCAGAAGCGATTTCAGGAAAAGCGTCTGCTATTGACTATGTTGCTATGCCAGCAGTAGCATTTACAGATCCTGAGTTAGCAACCGTTGGTTTAACTCAAAAAGAAGCAAAAGAACAAAACATAGATGTAAAAGTATCTAAGTTCCCGTTATCCGGAAATGGACGAGCACTTTCGCTAAATGCAACTGAAGGATTCGTTCGTTTGGTAACAACCAAAGAAGATAACGTGTTGGTTGGAGCCCAAGTAGCTGGTGTAAGTGCATCAGATGTAATTGCTGAACTTGGTCTCGCAATTGAGTCTGGAATGAATGCAGAAGACATCGCGCTTACCATTCATTCACATCCATCCTTATCAGAAACGGTTATGGATGCAGCAGAGTTAGCGTTAGGGTTACCTATCCATATCTAA
- the typA gene encoding translational GTPase TypA: MKLREDIRNIAIIAHVDHGKTTMVDELLKQSDTLSERAHIEDRAMDSNDIERERGITILAKNTAVSYKGNRINIMDTPGHADFGGEVERIMKMVDGVLLIVDAYEGTMPQTRFVLKKALEQKLIPIVIVNKIDKPTARPAEVVDEVLELFIELGADDDQLEFPVIYASGLNGTSSLSEDPADQEASMDPVFDAVLEHIPAPVDNSDEPLQFQVAMLDYSEFVGRIGIGRVFRGKIKVGDQVSLMKLDGTAKNFRVTKLFGYFGLDRIEIDEAIAGDLIAISGVEDIYVGETITPIDHQDALPILHIDEPTLQMTFLTNNSPFAGREGKHVTSRKLEERLMKELHTDVSLLVENTESPDAWVISGRGELHLSILVENMRREGFELQVSRPEVIIKNFDGVRSEPFERVQIDSPEEYMGSIIESLSERKGEMQDMVNPGNGQIRLIFLVPSRGLIGYSTEFLSLTRGYGIISHTFDSYLPELSGKIGGRRNGALVSTETGKATTYGIMGIEDRGTIFVEPGTEIYAGMVVGENARENDIAVNITKAKQQTNVRSANKDQTNVIKRPRILTLEESLEFMGEDEYCEITPKSIRLRKQILDKSEREKAAKRKKKALEE; the protein is encoded by the coding sequence ATGAAGTTAAGAGAAGATATCAGAAACATCGCAATTATCGCCCATGTTGACCACGGAAAAACAACTATGGTTGATGAACTGTTGAAGCAATCTGATACATTGAGTGAGCGTGCACATATTGAAGATCGTGCCATGGACTCAAACGATATCGAAAGAGAACGTGGGATTACTATCCTTGCTAAAAATACTGCAGTATCTTACAAAGGAAACCGTATCAATATTATGGATACACCAGGTCACGCGGATTTCGGTGGCGAAGTAGAACGAATTATGAAAATGGTAGATGGTGTCCTTTTAATTGTCGATGCCTATGAAGGCACAATGCCACAAACCCGATTTGTTTTGAAAAAAGCATTGGAACAAAAATTGATACCAATTGTCATTGTTAATAAAATAGATAAACCAACTGCACGTCCGGCAGAAGTAGTAGATGAAGTTTTAGAATTATTTATTGAATTAGGTGCGGATGATGATCAGCTTGAGTTTCCAGTTATTTATGCTTCTGGATTAAATGGAACATCTAGTTTATCTGAAGACCCAGCAGACCAAGAAGCGTCTATGGATCCAGTTTTTGATGCTGTATTAGAGCATATTCCTGCACCCGTAGATAATTCCGATGAACCCTTACAATTCCAAGTTGCGATGTTAGATTATAGCGAGTTTGTCGGGCGTATCGGTATTGGTCGAGTCTTCCGCGGTAAAATTAAGGTTGGCGATCAAGTATCATTAATGAAACTAGACGGTACAGCTAAAAACTTCCGTGTAACCAAGTTGTTTGGCTATTTTGGTCTAGACCGTATTGAAATTGATGAAGCCATAGCAGGAGATTTAATTGCTATTTCAGGGGTAGAGGATATTTATGTAGGGGAAACCATTACACCAATCGACCACCAAGATGCACTTCCTATCTTACATATCGACGAACCTACTTTACAAATGACCTTTCTAACAAACAATTCTCCTTTTGCTGGTCGCGAAGGAAAACATGTGACATCTCGTAAATTGGAAGAACGTTTGATGAAAGAACTTCATACAGATGTTTCCTTACTGGTTGAAAATACAGAATCACCTGATGCATGGGTTATATCTGGTCGTGGAGAGTTACATTTGTCCATCCTAGTCGAAAACATGCGTCGTGAAGGATTCGAATTACAAGTATCTCGTCCAGAAGTAATTATCAAGAATTTTGATGGTGTTAGAAGTGAACCGTTTGAACGTGTGCAAATTGACAGTCCAGAAGAATATATGGGCTCCATTATTGAATCGTTAAGCGAACGTAAAGGTGAAATGCAAGATATGGTTAACCCCGGTAATGGACAAATTCGTCTAATTTTCTTGGTGCCATCTCGCGGATTGATCGGTTATTCTACAGAGTTTCTTTCTTTGACACGCGGATATGGGATTATATCTCATACCTTTGACTCTTACTTACCAGAATTAAGTGGTAAAATTGGAGGTCGCCGTAATGGCGCACTAGTATCTACTGAAACCGGTAAAGCAACGACTTACGGAATCATGGGTATTGAAGACCGTGGTACTATTTTTGTTGAACCAGGAACAGAAATATACGCCGGAATGGTTGTTGGTGAAAATGCCCGCGAAAATGATATAGCAGTTAACATTACTAAAGCAAAACAACAAACCAACGTTCGTTCAGCAAATAAAGACCAAACAAACGTCATCAAACGTCCACGTATTTTAACTCTAGAGGAGTCACTTGAGTTTATGGGTGAAGATGAGTATTGTGAAATCACACCGAAGAGTATTCGTCTACGTAAACAAATACTTGATAAGAGTGAAAGAGAAAAAGCTGCAAAACGTAAAAAGAAAGCCTTAGAAGAATAA
- a CDS encoding inositol monophosphatase family protein: MDIAVTAKLVRGWVEEAGQLLRESLSNTSIVVEEKSHPSDLVTEMDRFIEAFYVEKIRKEFPTHQIIGEEGSYGEVDNMDGYVWIIDPIDGTLNYVKQKRNFCSMIALYKDGVGIFSFINDVINEDIYYAIKGKGAYCNDKQLENVTTYPLGKGLVALNTKMVMLKPTLSKKIIQEALGVRLIGSAGLEMVQVITNRVSAYVTTPLNFWDVAPGIMIASELGLKCSRTDNSPIKMLEKNPIVIANENTHQDIINIMKKTSNIDV; the protein is encoded by the coding sequence ATGGATATCGCTGTAACAGCTAAACTTGTTCGAGGATGGGTTGAGGAAGCTGGACAACTGTTACGAGAATCATTATCAAATACTTCGATTGTAGTAGAAGAAAAGAGTCACCCAAGTGATCTCGTAACAGAAATGGATCGTTTTATAGAGGCCTTTTACGTAGAAAAAATTCGAAAAGAGTTTCCAACTCATCAAATTATTGGTGAAGAAGGAAGCTATGGAGAAGTTGATAACATGGACGGTTATGTTTGGATTATTGACCCGATTGACGGTACTTTGAACTATGTAAAACAAAAGAGGAATTTTTGTTCAATGATTGCCTTATATAAAGATGGTGTGGGTATCTTTTCTTTTATTAATGATGTTATAAATGAAGATATCTATTATGCCATAAAAGGAAAAGGCGCTTATTGTAATGATAAGCAATTAGAAAATGTTACAACGTATCCTTTAGGAAAAGGTCTCGTTGCATTGAACACTAAGATGGTTATGCTAAAACCTACGCTTTCCAAAAAAATTATTCAGGAAGCACTTGGTGTGCGTCTGATTGGATCTGCGGGTTTGGAAATGGTACAAGTCATTACAAACCGAGTATCTGCGTATGTGACAACGCCACTTAATTTTTGGGATGTGGCTCCAGGCATTATGATTGCAAGCGAACTAGGTCTTAAATGTTCGCGTACGGATAATAGTCCTATTAAGATGTTAGAAAAAAATCCAATTGTAATCGCAAATGAGAATACGCACCAAGATATTATCAATATAATGAAAAAAACTAGCAATATAGATGTATAA
- the pdhA gene encoding pyruvate dehydrogenase (acetyl-transferring) E1 component subunit alpha — protein sequence MVTQKQKIDIDALLNPSNTDFRMVQILDEEGKVVNPDLMPDVSDEELVQFMTDMVWSRILHERSTALNRQGRLGFYAPTAGQEASQLGSIAAIEKEDVLLPGYRDVPQLIKHGLPLSQAFLWSRGHVEGNDYPESLNALPPQIIIGAQYIQTAGVALGLKKRGKKNVAVTYTGDGGSSQGDFYEGINFAGAFKAPAIFFIQNNGWAISTPRELQTAAKTLAQKAVAAGIPGIQVDGMDFLAVYAVTKKAREYAVAGNGPVLIETMTYRFGPHTLSGDDPTRYRDNEVLEGWQAKDPLIRMRKFLTEKGLWSEEKENEVIENVKEDIKEAIKEADKAPKQKVSSFLKSMFEEPTQGIAEQIEIFEAKENK from the coding sequence ATGGTTACACAAAAACAGAAAATTGATATTGACGCGTTATTAAATCCGTCAAACACAGATTTTCGAATGGTTCAAATTTTGGATGAAGAAGGAAAAGTTGTTAACCCTGATTTAATGCCTGACGTTTCAGATGAAGAACTGGTTCAATTTATGACAGATATGGTTTGGTCTCGAATTCTTCATGAACGTTCAACTGCTTTGAATCGTCAAGGTCGTCTAGGATTTTATGCCCCAACAGCAGGACAAGAAGCAAGCCAATTGGGTAGTATTGCCGCAATTGAAAAAGAAGATGTTTTGCTTCCAGGGTACCGTGATGTTCCTCAACTGATTAAGCATGGTCTCCCGTTGTCACAAGCCTTCCTATGGTCTAGAGGACATGTTGAGGGAAATGACTATCCAGAAAGTTTAAATGCTTTACCACCACAAATTATTATTGGTGCACAATACATTCAAACTGCTGGTGTTGCTTTAGGACTTAAAAAACGTGGTAAAAAGAATGTTGCCGTTACTTATACTGGTGATGGTGGATCTTCACAAGGTGACTTCTATGAAGGAATTAACTTTGCTGGAGCATTTAAAGCACCTGCGATTTTCTTTATTCAAAATAATGGCTGGGCAATCTCTACTCCTCGTGAGTTACAAACAGCAGCGAAAACACTTGCTCAAAAAGCTGTTGCTGCAGGGATTCCAGGAATCCAAGTAGACGGAATGGACTTCTTAGCAGTTTATGCTGTTACTAAAAAAGCTCGTGAGTATGCAGTTGCTGGAAATGGTCCCGTACTGATTGAAACAATGACATACCGTTTTGGTCCTCATACACTATCTGGAGACGATCCAACTCGTTACCGAGATAATGAAGTGCTCGAAGGCTGGCAAGCAAAAGATCCACTTATTCGTATGCGTAAATTCCTAACCGAAAAAGGTCTATGGAGTGAAGAAAAAGAAAACGAAGTAATTGAAAATGTTAAAGAAGATATTAAAGAAGCAATTAAAGAAGCTGATAAAGCACCTAAGCAAAAAGTTTCTTCTTTCTTGAAATCCATGTTTGAAGAACCTACACAAGGAATTGCTGAACAGATTGAAATTTTTGAAGCAAAGGAGAATAAATAA
- a CDS encoding dihydrolipoyllysine-residue acetyltransferase codes for MAYKFKLPALGEGIMEGEVASWPVNVGDTINEDDTLVEIQNDKSVEEIPSPVTGTITKIVAPEGTVAVIGDVLVEIDVPGYEDETSEESTDATTEPVIAQSESPASSNNVFQFKLPALGEGIIEGEVASWPVKVGDTINEDDTLVEIQNDKSVEEIPSPVTGTITKIVAPEGTVAVIGDVLVEIDAPGHNNASSSASAETKADTETNTDSEKATPATAPVAPGPTTGKPAADSNARVLAMPSVRQYAREKGVDITQVSPSGKGGRVIKADIDNFGSQTTSESSQTESKEVVVSTSKQAATPSKETSAPTVAAKPYKSDAAEMETRVAMTGMRKAIAKAMVNSKHTAPHVTHHDEVEVSKLWDHRKKFKDIAAEKDTKLTFLPYVVKALTATIREFPILNASIDDETQEIVYKNYFNIGIATDTDAGLFVPNVKDTNSKGMFQIADEINELAAKAHEGKLKADEMKNGSITISNVGSVGGGWFTPVINHPEVAILGVGTISQQPIVNAEGELAVGRVMKLSLSYDHRAIDGATAQKALNNIKRLLADPELLLMEG; via the coding sequence ATGGCTTATAAATTCAAATTGCCCGCACTAGGCGAGGGGATCATGGAAGGCGAAGTAGCTTCGTGGCCAGTTAATGTGGGAGACACAATCAATGAGGATGATACGCTTGTAGAGATCCAAAATGATAAATCAGTAGAAGAAATTCCATCTCCAGTAACCGGTACAATTACCAAGATTGTTGCGCCTGAAGGGACAGTAGCAGTCATTGGTGACGTTTTAGTAGAAATTGATGTACCTGGATATGAAGATGAAACAAGCGAGGAATCAACCGACGCAACAACTGAACCAGTTATTGCTCAATCGGAATCACCAGCTTCTTCTAACAACGTATTCCAATTCAAATTGCCTGCTTTAGGTGAGGGAATTATTGAAGGTGAAGTTGCTTCATGGCCAGTTAAAGTGGGAGACACAATCAATGAGGACGATACACTCGTAGAGATCCAAAATGATAAGTCAGTAGAAGAAATTCCATCTCCAGTAACCGGTACAATTACCAAGATTGTTGCACCTGAAGGGACGGTAGCTGTTATTGGTGACGTCTTAGTAGAAATCGATGCACCTGGTCATAATAACGCATCTTCATCTGCTTCAGCCGAAACTAAAGCTGACACTGAAACAAATACTGACTCAGAAAAAGCAACACCTGCAACAGCACCGGTTGCACCAGGACCAACTACTGGTAAACCAGCAGCTGATTCCAATGCGCGTGTTTTAGCAATGCCATCTGTGCGTCAATATGCACGTGAAAAAGGGGTAGACATTACCCAAGTTTCTCCAAGTGGTAAAGGTGGACGTGTTATAAAAGCGGATATTGATAATTTCGGTTCTCAAACTACATCAGAATCTAGCCAAACAGAGTCAAAAGAAGTGGTGGTTTCTACATCTAAACAAGCAGCAACCCCATCGAAAGAAACATCTGCTCCAACAGTTGCAGCTAAACCATATAAATCTGATGCAGCTGAAATGGAAACACGTGTAGCAATGACTGGAATGCGTAAGGCAATTGCGAAAGCAATGGTCAATAGTAAACATACTGCTCCACATGTAACTCACCATGACGAAGTAGAAGTATCTAAATTATGGGATCACCGTAAGAAATTCAAAGATATCGCTGCAGAAAAAGATACGAAGTTGACTTTCTTACCTTATGTAGTGAAGGCTCTAACTGCAACAATTCGTGAGTTCCCAATTCTGAATGCTTCTATTGATGATGAAACACAAGAAATTGTTTATAAAAACTACTTCAATATTGGTATCGCAACTGATACAGACGCAGGTTTATTTGTACCAAATGTTAAAGATACTAATTCTAAAGGTATGTTCCAAATTGCAGATGAAATTAACGAATTAGCAGCTAAAGCGCATGAAGGTAAACTAAAAGCTGATGAAATGAAAAATGGTTCTATTACGATTAGTAATGTGGGTTCTGTTGGTGGTGGATGGTTTACACCAGTTATCAATCACCCTGAAGTTGCAATTCTAGGAGTTGGAACAATCTCTCAACAACCAATCGTAAACGCAGAAGGTGAATTAGCTGTGGGACGTGTTATGAAGTTATCGTTGAGTTACGATCACCGTGCCATTGATGGAGCCACTGCTCAAAAAGCATTGAACAATATTAAACGTTTATTAGCTGACCCTGAATTGTTATTGATGGAAGGATGA
- a CDS encoding FtsW/RodA/SpoVE family cell cycle protein has translation MEKKKSVVFSQVKEKLKYVDWKLIVPYLVLLGTGLLMVYSSSSYFAMTQFNNSEYFLIRQLIFTVTSILVIFIVSMVNVRIWKSRTFLIYTGFLIFLMLIFLLVRGVAINGASAWINLGFFSIQPSELLKVILILYLGVYLSENQEKFANIQIVNEKSIFKKIYYVAKKPLLIIGLFILLVGLQPDMGGVIIISGICLVMILVSGLPLRYSLGAIGIITGIYLVFILFVKWQGTLPFLPAYMVERFTAFLDPFGDTKASSFQLVNSFYALARGGLFGVGIGHSVQKTGYLPESYTDFIIPIMAEELGLIRVIIILMLFFYIIYRIFKISLKVKDSFGQLVTIGIGTMFLIQGTINVGGAIGILPLTGVTFPFVSYGGSSLLVSTVALAIVNNIYINDQMRKRK, from the coding sequence ATGGAAAAAAAGAAGAGTGTAGTATTTTCTCAAGTAAAAGAAAAATTAAAATATGTTGACTGGAAACTAATCGTTCCTTACCTTGTTTTGTTAGGAACTGGTTTGTTAATGGTTTATAGTTCGAGTAGCTATTTTGCTATGACGCAGTTTAATAATTCGGAATATTTCCTAATACGACAGCTTATCTTTACTGTCACGAGCATTTTAGTAATTTTTATAGTCTCAATGGTCAATGTAAGAATTTGGAAGTCACGAACATTTCTGATTTATACAGGATTTTTAATATTTTTAATGCTTATCTTTCTGCTCGTTAGAGGGGTTGCTATAAATGGTGCGAGTGCTTGGATTAATTTAGGGTTTTTCTCCATCCAGCCGTCAGAATTATTAAAAGTCATTCTAATATTATATTTAGGTGTCTACTTATCAGAGAATCAAGAGAAATTTGCAAATATTCAAATTGTTAATGAAAAAAGTATATTTAAAAAAATTTATTATGTTGCTAAAAAACCACTTCTCATAATCGGATTATTTATACTGTTGGTTGGTCTTCAACCCGATATGGGTGGCGTCATTATTATTAGTGGTATCTGTCTAGTCATGATATTAGTGAGTGGATTGCCTCTGCGGTACAGCTTAGGAGCAATCGGGATTATAACTGGCATTTATTTAGTGTTCATTCTGTTTGTGAAGTGGCAAGGAACGCTTCCTTTTTTACCAGCTTACATGGTAGAGCGGTTTACGGCCTTTCTTGATCCTTTTGGTGATACAAAAGCTTCTTCTTTTCAACTCGTTAATTCTTTTTATGCTTTGGCTCGAGGAGGATTGTTTGGTGTTGGAATTGGGCATAGTGTTCAAAAAACAGGTTACCTGCCTGAATCCTATACAGACTTTATTATTCCTATTATGGCAGAGGAATTAGGTTTAATTCGTGTCATCATTATTTTAATGTTGTTTTTCTATATAATCTACCGTATTTTTAAAATTAGCTTAAAAGTAAAAGACTCCTTTGGACAATTAGTCACTATTGGAATTGGCACCATGTTTTTGATTCAAGGAACAATCAATGTCGGTGGTGCGATAGGCATCCTTCCCCTAACAGGTGTTACTTTTCCATTTGTAAGCTACGGAGGATCAAGTCTTTTAGTCTCAACAGTTGCACTAGCAATCGTGAACAATATTTATATAAATGATCAAATGAGGAAACGCAAATGA
- a CDS encoding CAP-associated domain-containing protein, translated as MLKRILFFVVLLLVGLYYGPIIYEVEREQEYITNIDNQEPFLFTENDTVYPLPANGYENYVGTNIDSYVERHGSPDKVIVDKESNRNWWSYHLHSDEFLQLEVVNKIIQSIFVMGNQVQTGTIHVGMTRENLHEETQLSDTFKFKVNSEAYQLNLTKAQKQRFPLVQFDNNTFAMIFFHPQLDNVYAIRYLSPRTLVRINYYETEGGEYLPLTYASSTIEALFPLYSLVMFQNIENENFEYEPRLRQFGEQVIETEGENRLTSHGLSSGSIAHYADAGKEVFYTTGNQIWDPPTRFGTFYNEIANHAIFRKTNKKTFAVKAVDNDLLFIFE; from the coding sequence GTGCTTAAAAGAATTTTATTTTTTGTTGTACTACTATTAGTAGGCTTGTATTATGGGCCCATTATATACGAAGTTGAACGTGAGCAAGAATACATAACTAATATCGATAACCAAGAACCATTTTTATTTACAGAAAATGATACGGTTTACCCACTTCCAGCAAATGGTTACGAAAATTATGTGGGTACAAATATTGATAGTTATGTGGAACGACATGGAAGTCCAGATAAAGTGATTGTAGACAAGGAAAGCAATCGAAATTGGTGGAGCTATCACCTTCATTCAGACGAATTTCTTCAACTTGAAGTTGTAAATAAAATTATTCAGTCGATTTTTGTAATGGGAAACCAGGTACAAACAGGAACGATTCATGTGGGAATGACACGGGAAAACTTACATGAGGAAACGCAGTTAAGTGACACGTTCAAATTTAAGGTAAACAGTGAGGCATACCAATTAAATCTTACTAAAGCTCAAAAGCAACGATTTCCACTTGTCCAGTTTGATAATAATACATTTGCGATGATATTTTTCCATCCCCAGTTAGATAATGTTTATGCTATTCGTTATTTATCACCTCGTACGTTAGTTAGAATCAACTATTACGAAACAGAAGGTGGAGAATATTTACCGTTAACCTATGCTTCTAGCACAATAGAAGCACTTTTCCCCCTTTATAGTCTTGTTATGTTTCAAAATATAGAAAATGAAAACTTTGAATACGAACCACGCCTCAGACAGTTTGGAGAGCAGGTAATCGAAACCGAAGGGGAAAATAGGTTGACTTCTCATGGACTGTCGAGTGGCTCAATAGCGCATTATGCAGATGCTGGTAAAGAAGTTTTTTACACAACAGGAAATCAGATTTGGGATCCACCAACACGTTTTGGAACATTTTATAATGAAATAGCAAATCATGCTATTTTCCGAAAGACTAATAAAAAGACATTCGCAGTAAAAGCCGTTGATAATGACTTGCTATTTATTTTTGAATGA